The following nucleotide sequence is from Populus nigra chromosome 15, ddPopNigr1.1, whole genome shotgun sequence.
TTTGGCATTGGAAAATGAAACCTTCGATACTGTAGAtaatgtgtgtatatatatatatataacaaagttAAAAGTAATCAAAACACTAGTGACCATGCTATATATGGACCTGCATGCTCCATCATAAACCAAATTACAGAGATGCAGGGCCGGTAAAAGGCTTCAATTGAAAAGGAcaggtgagaaaaaaataaattctagcaGAAACCAACCTTCAACACCCTCCTCGATGTCTTCCATATTGAAAATCGGGACAGTGGATTCAGTTCTTTTCATTGCCCTCTTCTTGTCAATATATTTCTTATGACCACCCCTTCCCTTCTTTCTTGAGCCACAACAACTCTTTACAATAATGTTTGGTTCCAAATCTTCCTCTGTCAAAACTGGATCGTAACCATATAGTGCTTGCCTGTTGAAACAACAACCAGTTCCGACATACACAGGGCCCTGGATGCCATCCAAACCTTTCAAGTTGATCTGCAAGATACAATGAGAACACTTGAGCCATCCATAGCAATAATAAACGGAAAGGAACATTTTTCAGATTGATGATACATCAACTAAAACATACATCGAAGAAAACAATATTGCGATTGGCATATCGATCATGCAAGTCAATGCCATCAAAACGTTGTGGGAACTGCACATAGCACGTCTTCTTTCCATAGGCAGGGTCCATCATGAAACACATGGCTTCCTTGAGAGCTTTACTATTATTGAAGTAGTGATCACAATCGACGTTCAGAAGATAGGCACCATTGGTAAGTACAGCTGAAACTCGAATCTGCATAACAGAAAGACCAAGTTAGAGGACATGTTGATGTTTAGCAGATAATTGTGGTGCAGGCGTCTAAGTTCAGGAAATCAATCATCTTGAACCAAACCATGGTACACATAAGTGCCAACTTCCGtataattaaggaaaaataaataagcaacTGTCCTTTAATATTATGCATGAAAAGCAGCACCCATATAGTACCATGATCTGTGATGAATGGCAATGAATTTGAGAAATTGAAACAAAGGGTGAAATTCTACAAGAAATTAAGATGACAAACCAATGCATTCATTGCTCCGGCTTTCTTGTGATGCTGGAATCCAGGTCTCTTTTCACGGGAAACATATACAAGTCGAGGTAGCTCATTTCCATCTGTGTCAAGCCCCCCACTATGACCTAAAAACACCTGCTCTCCACCATAGGAAGAAAGGGTAAAGTGTAGggaaaagataaggaaaagcGGGCATGATTATGGATACATGTAGGAAGGATGGTAATACCTGGATCATTCCTGGGTGATCCCTGGGATTATTTCCAGGCCATGGAGTTCCATCCTGCATCGTCCAACCTTCTTCAGGCATCTTCTGAGCTTTGGCAACAAGAGCATTGATTCGCACCTTGAATTCTTCATATTCTCTCTGTGACACATATTTATGCTCATTCTTGTGTATAATGttgaaaacaagtaaaaaaacacaagaacccACTTAATCCATGCGAAATGCAGACAAAAGTTTGTGCAAAAGGCATGCTGTGTATACTGTTGAAAACAAGTGAAAATGACACAAGAACCCACTTAATCCATGCGAAATGCAGACAAAAGTTTGTGCAGAAGGCATGCTGTTTTTCTAGACTCACCTTCATTGCTCGGCGCTCTTTGACAAAAGAAGGCTGTATCTTGTCCTTCAGATAATCAATCTTTTGGGCAAAATAAAACTCAGGGGCCCTAGGCTCAATACTGTGCTTCTTGCAGAAAGGCACCCACTTCCTTGCAAACTCCGCAGTTTCAGAAAGGGCTTCAAATGTCAACATTGCTGAACCATCATCTGAAACATAGCATGATACTTTGTCGACAGGGTAATCAACAGAAAGTATGGACAACACAGTGTTTGCTGTTACAAGAGGAGGTTCTTTCATGGGATCCACAGTACTAACAAAGATGTCAATAGGGGCTAACTGAGATGGTTCTCCTTCACGATCATATCTGCAAGACATAGAGTGCAGTTAGCCAAGCAATAAGAGTCATTACTCCATCACTAAACTCTACTGACCAATAAAATGTGTTTAACTGACCTCAATGCTAGCCTGTCAAGATAGGTCTCGCGATTGATAGGCATCCATTTTGGAAATTGATCCAAAAGCCAGGACAAGGCAAACCAAATTTCACAGATAACAGATGTCAACCACAATCCATATGCATCTTTCACTGGGTGAGTAACACGATATTGTAAGAAGAATCCCAAAATAATAAGCCGCAGAATGATTACAACACGATATGGAGTCAGGTAAGATGAAGCAATGGGCACCACACGACTCAAAGGTTGTCGAGCATCATCAGCCCTGTGATGCAGGAAAAGAAATGCAGACACAAAATGGTTAATTGAGTGCATTAAGGAGATTAGTCCATCCTTTTAATAGAATCTGAAAGCTAATCCATGCTTCAATATAAGAGATTGCAAGCTTCCAGAAGATAGAATGATGCAACCTAAATCATTAAGAAGGAAACTCACATTTGAAGTTCATCTCCATTCGAACCAGTGCATTCCATGTCCCCCTTTCCTTCAGAGTATCTGTTGGTCATCTGCATCGCATTTTTGTCCTGTTTGAGCTTCCAACCTTCAACCCTCTCCTTCCAGTCAACATTACCAAGGCCATAAGAATTCAAGTCCTTTGATGGATCCACAATTCTAACAGGAACTGTAACAATAGGAATAATGATTAACTCAAAGCCATACAAACAATAGAAAGGATTATAAATGCTCAAATTCAGTTGCTTGACTACCTGGCTGCCTTGGATCAATATAAGGAGATGAGTGAATGTTCCTTTCAGCAGGGCCCAAAGGACCAGATGTAGTTCGTACAGATTGATTGTCAGGTGTAGCACAGGGAATTTCACCAGAAACCTGAAAATAACATCCATATAAGCAAAATATTGCAAAATCATAACACCTAACATTCATGTTGTTCACTTGATAAGGCACCAAGAAGagaagaattttaaatatcTACAGCTAGCTAGCTTCTAAGCAGGAAACAAGCCCGATGAATTCTCTtttccagagagagagagagggacttGTTGAATTAGTGGAAGTTTCAGTTTCAATTACATCTCTAGGTAAGAAAACCAGAAAGACCCCTGACTTTAAAGAAACTGGAAGCTCCCAAGTGCAAAGTTTGTAATTTTAACACAACAAGTAGATTGATGAGACAGTATTTAACAAAGCCAAGAGTTTTTGAAATACTTTACAGACTAGTCAAGCAGCGCTTGGCATTGTGGTCTTGCAAACATATATGATGGGgcttaaaaataatcaaagcatCAATAGTGAGGGCTTGAGTTAACCACAGCTAAAACTGTGTTTGTGGTCTTGGACCACATGTATCAATGCCAAAGACACCTTAATCTGAATAAGGTTCAAAATTTCACAAGGACATGTAAAATAATGTGGGTCACTAGAAGCATATATtgttattcaatctatttttcaGTACCCAACATGCGCATGTAAATGAACCCTAAATTGATAGCTCTGCATACCGGCTGCCCATTTGTGAGAAGGGGAATTGGTTGAGATTCGTGTCTAGAGGATGAAGAAAGTTCTATATCATCACCCTGCCACTGATGCTTTGCATTGCCAATGCCTTGGGCATAATTGAACTCATTCTCCAGATCATCAACGTCATCTTCATCCTcatctccatccactcgaggaCTCCCTGAAATACCCATAAAACCCCATTTGTTGATACATCACAAAATGACTACACAACAGAAAAGaacccaaaagaaaaatgaagaaacaagCTAACCTTTGTGCCTTCGATACCTAGTCTTGCACTGGGGGCAAGACTGAGTTCCATCTTTTCGCTCATACTCGTAACAAGGACGGCAAACTGGGAAAGCACACTCATTGCATGCAACAAAGATGTCACCATTTTCTGTAACTCCAACATTATCCCCACAAATTTGACATGTTTGTCCATTCAAATTTTTGAGGGGTTTGGGCTGCATAATTCCATTAAAAAACACTGATTAGAATacagaaaacaaatatattgtTCCACATGCCgcatcaaaagaagaaaaatattgcaTTCTACAACTGTATTCAATCAGAGATTTCCTAACTTCGGACCCTAACAGCCTGCAATGTTGGAATTTTACTGGCACATTAAGAGTAGCAATCAAGTCCACAGCAAGACACAATGCAAGCCACACATTCCACAAAATAAAGGACATGAGATCAATTCAGAGTGCTTTTACTTcttaaataaaaggaaatcaAGAAAAGTAAACGTGAATTCTTTCTTCTTGACATATTAGACTATGGAATTGCTGCCCCCTCTAACATTTTACATCACGTAAGTAACCTGATATTGCTTAACGCATTTAAGAGAGATCCCAAACA
It contains:
- the LOC133674365 gene encoding cellulose synthase A catalytic subunit 1 [UDP-forming]-like, translated to MEANAGMVAGSYRRNELVRIRHDSDSGPKPLKNLNGQTCQICGDNVGVTENGDIFVACNECAFPVCRPCYEYERKDGTQSCPQCKTRYRRHKGSPRVDGDEDEDDVDDLENEFNYAQGIGNAKHQWQGDDIELSSSSRHESQPIPLLTNGQPVSGEIPCATPDNQSVRTTSGPLGPAERNIHSSPYIDPRQPVPVRIVDPSKDLNSYGLGNVDWKERVEGWKLKQDKNAMQMTNRYSEGKGDMECTGSNGDELQMADDARQPLSRVVPIASSYLTPYRVVIILRLIILGFFLQYRVTHPVKDAYGLWLTSVICEIWFALSWLLDQFPKWMPINRETYLDRLALRYDREGEPSQLAPIDIFVSTVDPMKEPPLVTANTVLSILSVDYPVDKVSCYVSDDGSAMLTFEALSETAEFARKWVPFCKKHSIEPRAPEFYFAQKIDYLKDKIQPSFVKERRAMKREYEEFKVRINALVAKAQKMPEEGWTMQDGTPWPGNNPRDHPGMIQVFLGHSGGLDTDGNELPRLVYVSREKRPGFQHHKKAGAMNALIRVSAVLTNGAYLLNVDCDHYFNNSKALKEAMCFMMDPAYGKKTCYVQFPQRFDGIDLHDRYANRNIVFFDINLKGLDGIQGPVYVGTGCCFNRQALYGYDPVLTEEDLEPNIIVKSCCGSRKKGRGGHKKYIDKKRAMKRTESTVPIFNMEDIEEGVEGYDDERSLLMSQKSLEKRFGQSPVFIAATFQEQGGIPPSTNPATLLKEAIHVISCGYEDKTEWGKEIGWIYGSVTEDILTGFKMHARGWISIYCMPPRPAFKGSAPINLSDRLNQVLRWALGSIEILLSRHCPIWYGYSGRLKLLERLAYINTIVYPLTSLPLLAYCILPAICLVTGKFIIPEISNYAGMWFILLFISIFATGILELRWSGVGIEDWWRNEQFWVIGGTSAHLFAVFQGLLKVLAGIDTNFTVTSKASDEDGDFAELYVFKWTSLLIPPTTVILLNMMGIVAGVSFAINSGYQSWGPLFGKLFFAIWVIAHLYPFLKGLLGRQNRTPTIVIVWSILLASIFSLLWVRIDPFTSGTTQTAANGQCGINC